AGCTTAGTATGAATTCACAATTCCACAGGAATCTGAAGTTACCAAGGCAATTTTCCCTTTTAGGATCATAAAGACTACAGActtaagctttttcttttttccatataatACACAAAATTTCTAAacatccttaaaaaagaaaatataaatagtctCAGTATGTCATGTAGAATCACATACTatggcaaaaatattttattaattgaaGGACTAAGTCAGTTTAACGTCATCTAGTCCAAGTCCATATTAATGGAACTCTTCTCGTTAGGGTAACATTCTCCATTCTGATGTGGAGGTTCAGCACTGAAATTGTTTTTGCCTTCTAGGTCCTCTTCCTTTTTATCAGGACTCGGGCCATTTGGAGTTCTTTCCAGTTTGGGTGATTcaatttttggtttgggttgtgtTACAACAGGTTCACAAGTGTTATTCAACTcctaagaaaggaaaacaaaactaatAATCAGACTAACTCTAGTTCATTTTCAATTACTTTCCTACATACCCGAACCAGTATTTTTCTACCAACTCCAATTATACACATCTCAAAGAACGCCATTTGCTCAACACATTTGCCCAAAACTATAGCTTGAAGCCTGATCAAAAGAGACGTGAATATTCTTCTACGGTATGTCAGGGACTTACTAACTACTCACATattattaacccatttaatctCACAGCAATTATCAAAAGGTAGGAATTATCATTCCCACCTATggaggagaggttaagtaacttaaccTCAGGAACAGAAAAAGCAGTGAGCAAAGAGCTGGAATTCAAGCTTATAGCCCATGACCTCAAAGGCTCATGTTAACCTTCGCTGTGTTTGAATATTCTTCCAGGCAGAAAGCAGTTCCTTGGTTTTCTTCCCAACTTCCTTCAAGCCTCACGCACTCAGCAAGGCCTTCCCTGATAAATACTAACCTGGGTCCCTCTCCACCACCCCAAGTTTCCTAATCCCTTTTGACTACTTTCCGCTCGGCACTTGACACAATCTGCTATCCTTCCATGCTTGTTTACTGTCAAGTCCTCCTCACACCCGCAGGTGACTTCCACAGGGGCGGTGACTTGCTTTGGACACTGACAGTTTAACTCTTAGAACGGTAACTGGCACACGGTAGGGGCTCAACAAATGTATTTGTTGaactaaatgaacaaatgaagaaatagaaatttaacagAAACTTACAAGATATTCCACATTTTGTAATATCAATAACAAACTCAGAAATCTGGTCTTGGGATGAGGTAAAAAGATTTAAGCAAAAATGTCTATGTTCAAGGTTCAAAGGATTGCAACCAGAATCCCTAAGAAAACACAGCAGTACACACTAGACAATGACACTCACCTTTATTTTTGCTCTAATTTCCTGAGCACGTACGACGGGATCCTGATCGAGACTCTTCTTAGCCTGAGCGTTCATGATATTATTCATCCACTCCATCACTTCATTAACAGACTTCTCAACCTTTTTCATTTCAGACTCATCAATATGGTTATATTTCTCATCCTAAATGGAAAAACTTGGTCATTCTGTAGAATTAAGTGTATTTAACAGTAACATCTAACTTGACCCAATTTTCCATGAAGTTCACATGTACCTCTGGTCTCACACACCAAAACCCAGTTTCTCATTTAGGAATGAACATTTGTTCACAATGAAGGTTCCTCAACTTAAATACGAGCTTATAAGTCTAGGGTAGCTTCCTCGCTCTTTACAGAGACTTACATTATTCCTAAAGTCAGCTGCTATCTTGGCATAGTGCTGCAGCCTCTGTCCTAGTTCTTCAAACATTTTTGGCCGTTCTTCAGCTTCTTGAAATCGGACTTTAATTGGAGTGCCAATTTTCTAAAACAGAATGTAATAAATCAGTATTTgtcataattatattttaaaagtctataaTCGAAAACACAAGTACTGCTTTCTAGGGGGAGAGGAGGGCCTACCATTAATTCCTCCAACTTGTCGACATACGCCTGCTTAGCCTGGTCCTCTCCCTCTTCATAGAGCCAGTTCTCAGTCTCTGTGAGCAGCCTCAAAAAATTCTGATGATCCTACATACCGAACACAAGAATCAGTACTAGGGGCAATCTTACTTTAAAACAGTCGAAATAGTCATCCTCAGAAGTGTTAAACATCAAGTAGCTCATTTCATTTCTAGGAAGGCACTGATTAGCTGGATTCTCTTCACTGAAAAATATCAGGGAGCAATAACCACTCCACTATTAGCGCCATACAATATTTTACAAGAGGGACTGACAGTTATTCTTAGGCTATTCTCTCTTTTACACAGGGATATTTGAAAATTTGTGGTAAAATGCTCTTATTGACTTATAATATTGTATTTCAGTAGTCCGATCTTGGACAATTTGTACACTGAAATGTGGTTATAgaatcatagggacttccctggtggtccagcggttaagactccacgcctccactacagggggcgtgggttccatccctggtcagggaactaagaccccacgtgcctcgcagcgcagccaaaaagtaaaaaaaaaaaaaaaaaagaatcatcttcCTACTCTCCAAAACAATTAGGTCTCAATTAGTAACTTTCTACTCACTTCCACAACTACCAAATACTGAAAGGAAAACTAAACAAGTTGACAATTCGATCACTGAACACACAAAAAAGCCATTCCTAACAAACTCACATAAAGTATGCAGTTATACTCTAGCTTTAGGAGGTCTAGCTGGTTTGGGTCATCTCTACTTCAGAATCCCAACCATGAGAAATCCAGCTTCAGAGCTGAGaaagaaatatattacaaagtAGCCTCAGGATCTTAGGACTAAAATAGACTCCCGAGTTTAAATTCTCTTAAGTTCAGAATTAATTCCGAAACCACTCTAGATTTCTAACTAGCCAATTTCTCTCCAAGGCCCATCATTCACAAATGAGCTTCGGGGATTTGCTTAGAGCCATACTGCTTCTGGGAGCTGACAAAAGCCTAAGGGGAATACTGGTGCCTGATAAACTTTGGAATGACTGGATGAACAAGCCTTATGGGATAAAGCAATGACAGAGAGCAACCAAGGCACCAGAGtcataaaaaaaaagtctgaggccTTTGAAAGCAAGGATTTTCTCTCATTTATGTTTCTAGGCCACAGTAACTGTGATGTCACAGACTATGAACAAAAGTGCCGACGGGTTCTTTCTTTGATGGTAAAAACTAAACTCATTGGGATAAACTAGAATAAAATGGCACATCACTAGTGAGCCTCTCCCTCCATGACTTTGTTTACACAAATTCTATTTCaagctgttttgttttcaaaaagctCAAGTTACATAATCTAGTAGAGGTTTAAATGTCAAATTTGATATTAAACACTTCATAATGAGATTATCTGAATAAAAACAGACAGAGCCCTAAACATACCTGCTCACATATAAATTTCTCGTACGGCCCACACAGTTTGTCCCTGAACTCATACACATACTCCTCGACTGCATTTTTAGCgtcatttctctccttttccaacTTATCCTGCATTATCATCTTACCCTGTCAGGAAACAGAAAAGGTTAATTCCAGTCTTCTGCTACCTGTAACTATATTTTAACTATTTAGATTCTGGAGTTAACAAAATCAAGGAttatatcaacaacaacaaaaaaatcagtctTAACAGTTCTAATTTATACCttataaaattcttccaacaattCCTACAAagttcttcattttctaaatacacagaatgaggttttttttaaacattatataatAAATTACATAGCTTTCACATTTCAGATTTAATACTAAGGAAAAAATCAATCTATTGCTTTtatacaattttgttttcttttatgtagTTACTTGGTTGTCTCCTACTGGGATTAATACTGACCAATGTATAACAGCCACACAATTCTGCcaccacattttaaaatcaaggaTAAATAAATGTACTTAGAGTCtatttatttaccaaatataATATAAACGGAAtagaatttattattaaatttctaAATACAATGTTCCCATCTCAGTAAAGGAAAAATGAATCTCAATTATTTCATATATGTAGACTACAAAGAAGCATCATGTATTTTAACAGAAATATTTAGTGTGGCCTGAGATACCAATTGTATTGCTCTCTGGGCTAGAAGATATTAGCACTCGATTTCTTCATAAGAACTTGGGCAATCAATTTTATACCAAGCAGAATGATCTATGGTATAGATTTCTGTAACAAGGttacaaacatataaacaaaacttgctaaaaaaaatttaactgaaaaAACCATTAGTTTTGGCTTCATCCTATccctaaaaattatataaacttatgaGATATGAGAAAGAATTATAGCCATTTATCTATTAGAAATACGCGTAAAAGGGCCAAACTAAAcacattccaaaataaaaatatgtaaatgaagtACTTACCTCTGTTTCAATATACATGTTAAGAAGGTCTTTCCCTAACTGCCACACCAAGTTGGCTTCAACTGGCAGCTCAACATTCACCAcctttattttgggttttttagcTTCTGGAGGCTGGTCAACTTTCTTTTCATTAGCCTTGGGaagaggggttaaaaaaaaaaaaaaaaaaaaaaaaaaaaggagaaattcttAAATAGTCCTTGAATAACAAAAATCTCCCTATCATGCTTACTGAGGActcaggaaaaattaaaatcccTAAAACCATAAAGTTGGAAGAATGTATAAGAGATCATCTAATTTTCCACCCATGCATTTTAAATCAGGGCTGCAATTACACTTAAACATGCCACACTTCCCTTCAAGAATTCACCaggatatttttcatttcatattaaatttaaatttaatctctCCTGCTAAAGCTTTTCTTCATCAGCCCTTGCTTTCTAATCCCTTTAAGCAATGTTTGCGACtccaaaaaggcaaaaatattattattaaattaccaCATCTTTAAATTATAGTCTACAATCTAATGGTAACACCAGATGGACTTTGACCAGCTGCTAAGCATGTTAGGACCAACTCTATtcctgtaatatatatatttgaggcCCTATATCCCAGCATTAAATGTGCTTTAATTACAATTATCACTACACACTGATGagtgccttttaaaatttcctgaatTTGGAAATTAcgtacacacacgtatatgtctatatatatatccttatTTCTACTATCTGCCTTTGAGTCAAACCACTTCTCATTAGCAACTCTGCAAggtcaaaagattttaaaaagtcttaaaatggAAGCGAATGGAATGATGTGGCAAATGCTAAGTTTATTGTAAGTTTTTCCAAAATACGTAAATACAGGGCTAAAGAAGTATCTCCTGTGGCCTTTAATTTTCCAAGCCTTTCATAGTATTTTCATTTCTGCAGGTTCCTATAAGCACAGATGACAAAGAACGCAATTTAGGAAACTCAGCTGTAGGACAGATCAGAAGATAACCGAGGGTTATGTAACATGTACCCTGATTGGCTGAGATGGTAAAACAGGGACAAGCCCACGAGGCACAAGCACTGGCACTGGGGAATTCCGGGGAGTTATGAAGGATGTTAAAATTCTAGGCTCTTTATATAAGAAACTGGGACTTGAAAGAGGTTCAATGGCTTGGCTAAAATTATAAAGACAGAGATGGGACTAGACCGCACGTTTCCCAGACTTCTGCTTCAGCGTTCCTGAGAAATCACACGTCTGTGGCGTGCTGTGAGCCGCACCCCTAGCAATGATCTGTCAGTCAGCCTGCAAGGTCCACGTCTTCTTCTCCCTCTAGTGCACGAGGACCCCCCAACATTTTGTGCATGCTCTGGGGGCatgaagcacagaaagaaaaatgacaccTACACCTGGCAAAACACAGGAGTGCAACAGATATTTGGGAATCAAATGGATGACAGTCACATGTATGCAGGTTAAGTCAGGATAAGACTATCTAGCCGAACAAAATTAAACCAACTACTGACAAAACCAACGTATCACAAAACGGCATCTGACGTGGCATGGACGAGGAATCCTCCAAGGGGGTCTGTGGTAACGTTCCAAAGGGTTTGACACTAGTGGTCCCACTGACAACAAAGAACGTAAGACGCTACCCAGTGTCACGTTCTAGACAGGTACTGAGACCACTGGCCTGAGTCAGTTAACGCTCGACActcagtggggaaggggaggggtgctGAAATTAAGGAGCCATCACTGCAAAGAGAGCAACGCTGCTACACCGTCAACACAGCCCTCTTCaccaggagaaagagaaggaggcttCCGGAAACCACAGTCAGGGCCTGCAGCTCCCAGCAGGGCCCCCAAAGGATCAGTCAGGGCATGGGAGATTAAAAACCAGAACCTTTCACCAAGTGCAATGTGCATTTGGGCCCCAAGGGACAATTCTGTAATTCATGTGAGGGTAAAGGATTCTgtcctcagaatgagagaaaaccaAACTACTAATGAAAGTTAACAATTTACATCCAACCTGCACAAAGAATGAAGTTCTGCAAAGTGCCGATCTGGGATAACAATGGAAACTTATGACCAGATCATCAtacttaatttatataaatttgacAGGTAAtttgagaggagaaaaaaagtttaCTAGACTACTATAGCCCGCGTATTTATCATTGGATGAATTCAAGTGGAAACTAATCACACAGCACCAGGATGCATCTGTTTCAGGTGCCCGCAATTGCAGACACCTCTAGCACTAGAGAAGACAACAAGAGGTATGCATTCGCCTCCTGTTGCTCGGAGTGGCAGTTGTTGAAGAGAAGCTTTCAGGTCTAAAAAGCAGGATACTCAATTCCCTCAGTTGAGCTGGAGTACCTCTAACTGGTTTTagttggaaaatatagaaaattatcagaaaaaaaaccctacatgGAATACGATAACTGGGTGCTTGCTCTTGAAACTGCGGATTGAACGATATCATTAATGATCACATGTTGCAACACTGTCTCATGGAATGAACTGGAAGAGTCACTCACTTTGTCAGCatctggggttttgttttcttctgagggAAGTTCAGGTGAAGGGGGAGACTGTGAGGTTTGACGACCATCAGTTTGTACCTGGGGCTGTGTTCCAGCTTCACTGTTGTCTTGCTGGatatttttctgaaatgaaagCCCAGGCACAAAGGATGTAGAAAGCAGGTGTACTTGTATAAATTTAAAAGGTTATAGGGCACCAAAAACAGTACACTCAATTTCTGAAATCTTAATAGGTGGGGGGGAAAAGATACTGATAAAAGTATACAAACACAAAGTATTTGAAAACTTCTTAGATACTGTAAACCTGTAAGAAATTCTTTGAATGATAACAGTTAATGGAGTTAAACAACACAAGTAGTAAGCGTTTTGACTGAAGTGATGACAGTCAAGAACTCTCCTTCAAGAAGCTTCCATCTAGCCTTGTACAGATATTAACTCTCAAAAGCACAGGAAGTAGATTTACTCTAGGCCTCTCTCCCAGAAACAAGCTCCCAAAACCTCATTTCACAGCGGCCGTCACACGTCTCGACACATCTCCATTTCAGTGAACTGAACAATTACATAAAACAGCCAACAATCAGTTATCTGGGGGTTCACCATCTCAGTTTAGAGAGACGCAAGACCCTCTCTGTCCCCACTTTCTTTTCGTGATCCAACTATTTACACCTCAAAAACTCCCAGCATAAAGAACAAATGCTACATGTCAATAGACACCTCAATCCCCAGTAAATCAGTGCTTGCTATGATCTTTTCCCATCTCTGGGAGAAGCCTGAAACATTCGAAGTTAACTACTTGCTGCCCACCTGGAAGtgtctcatatttttctttcagagctTCAGGATCCTAAGGCAGACACTGAAGTATCCAGAAGCAAGGCACCCCTggtgtatatatatccaaaaggTACTAAGAGATTAGATACAACAGGCATTAGAATAATGGTGTCTGTAGCCTAATGAGAAAGTATGTGGCCCCGGTCATTTAATTCTTTACACTGAAGTTCTTCTGGATGAGGACAAAACGAAGGCTCAAATGCTAACGTTCCTTAAATGTTCTGGCAACGATCTTCGTTACAACACCTTTTCCACACCTGAGCTGAAGCACGGTAACTGCCGGCACCTCGTCACTCAACCTGTTGCTGATCGTTACCCGGAAGTGAACTATAATAGCTCGTCTAGTTGCAAGTTTCCCAGAATTCTTCTGGAGACCACGTGAAACCAGCACCCACGCTAACGCAGTCTACATTAACATCGTGTACAGTAACAACGTCTGTACTCCAGGCGGGTGCCTCACCTCCACCCGCCCGAACGCAGCAAACCGTGTAAATAAAAGTAGGTTctatctgcctgctaatgcaggggacacgggttcgagccctggtctgggaagatcccacatgccgcggagcaactaggcccgtgagccacaactgctgagcctgtgcgtctggagcctgtgctccgcaacaagagaggccgcgatagtgagaggcccgtgcaccgcgatgaagagtggctcccacttgccgcaactagagaaagccctcgcacagaaacgaagacccaacacagccaaaaataaataaaattaaataaataaataaattaaaaaaaaaaaaaaaagtagattctAAAACGCCAAAGCCAAATGTTGCCATACgatcaaaaaataaaaccaaaaaacccaaaaaaccacaGCATTAATATTTGCTATGTATTTCACTAAATAGTTCTtgtatttagtcttttttttcttaatcatcaGTCGACATTTGATTTCTCAAATGGCCTATgtccttaaaaaaacaattcaaagAAATTTTACCCACTCTGAATCATCACGTGCCAGCTCAAATAAAGCTACACAGAACTCAGTCCCAGTTCCCCAAACTCCACGCTGTATGTTACTGTCACCTAGCAACTGCCTGTCATCATTAACCAAAATTTTAAtcacaattaagaaaaatatattttaagcctTCCCTACCCGTCTCTTAGGGCTTAGAATTAAGTCAACCGTATATTCAAACTCAAAGGCTTCCCACAAACTTACCTCGGCGTCTGGGTTTTCTGATGGCCTCTGATTCTGACACTCCATGTCTGCTTCGATAGAAGACACTTCGTTCTCCTCGGCTGGGATTTTCTCCACCATAGATGCTGTAGATATGGTGAAAATGCCATGCGTATTGACTCGCACTTTGACTTTCACTCTAGATTTTTCTCCATCCTTCTGTGCTGAAACATTCTGAACTATGAAGCGGCctagaacaaaaagaaattgaCAATTTCAGAACTGAATCTAAATCTGTCAAGCAAAGGCTAAGAAATATTGCTATTCCAAAATCTCCCCGTTTTCTCTACCAACTGACTTACATTTAAGCCCTTTAATGTATACTACAAACATAACCTCTTAAAATAGACTCATAAGTACACAGTCTACTTATCATACTTGGGATTAGTCTTAATATGTCATAAAACCTTCAAAGGCAAGGGCACTCTTGTGACTTTCTGTTGAACACTCCGACACAGACACTGTGTGAAGGCTGATGACAAGCTGTCCCCGCTGTCTCCTACCCTATTTCTCCAGGTGAGCACAACCTCGACTTGGAAATCTCAAGTGTAAGGCAGATGATATCAAGCGCTTCCTGCATTTTGATTCTGTAGGGCCTTTCCCGGGAATACTGTTTTTTCTGACTGAATGATCTAAACATTCTCCTATGTTTCAAATAGGAGGGGTGAGCTAAAACCTGTATCAAAGCCTGAAACTATCATGCATTATAGAGCAGTTCCAGAGCATTCCTGAGTAGGAGTTCAGAGTGCTGACTCTGACCCAGACTCtctgggcttgaat
The nucleotide sequence above comes from Balaenoptera ricei isolate mBalRic1 chromosome 18, mBalRic1.hap2, whole genome shotgun sequence. Encoded proteins:
- the HSPH1 gene encoding heat shock protein 105 kDa isoform X1, encoding MKNGGVGIKVMYMDEEHLFSVEQITAMLLTKLKETAENNLKKPVTDCVISVPSFFTDAERRSVLDAAQIVGLNCLKLMNDMTAVALNYGIYKQDLPGLDEKPRVVVFVDMGHSAFQVSACAFNKGKLKVLGTAFDPFLGGKNFDAKLVEHFCAEFKAKYKLDAKSKIRALLRLYQECEKLKKLMSSNSTDLPLNIECFMNDIDVSGKMNRAQFEELCAELLQKIEVPLYSLLEQTQLKVEDVSAVEVVGGATRIPAVKEKIARFFGKDTSTTLNADEAVARGCALQCAILSPAFKVREFSVTDAVPFPISLVWSHDSEDAEGVHEVFSRNHAAPFSKVLTFLRSGPFELEAFYSDPQGVPYPEAKIGRFIVQNVSAQKDGEKSRVKVKVRVNTHGIFTISTASMVEKIPAEENEVSSIEADMECQNQRPSENPDAEKNIQQDNSEAGTQPQVQTDGRQTSQSPPSPELPSEENKTPDADKANEKKVDQPPEAKKPKIKVVNVELPVEANLVWQLGKDLLNMYIETEGKMIMQDKLEKERNDAKNAVEEYVYEFRDKLCGPYEKFICEQDHQNFLRLLTETENWLYEEGEDQAKQAYVDKLEELMKIGTPIKVRFQEAEERPKMFEELGQRLQHYAKIAADFRNNDEKYNHIDESEMKKVEKSVNEVMEWMNNIMNAQAKKSLDQDPVVRAQEIRAKIKELNNTCEPVVTQPKPKIESPKLERTPNGPSPDKKEEDLEGKNNFSAEPPHQNGECYPNEKSSINMDLD